The DNA sequence GATGCTGCCCAGAAGATTCTCTCAAGTTGCTTCTGTGAATTGAAGGCAACAAAGTTCACGGCGAACACTAATAAAACAGTTCCCGCATTGTGTAAAAAGGGGAATTTCCGAACAACGATGCATCATCAGTCAATTCTTCGAGCTCTGGTTGACAACAATTCGCAATCCACTTCGACGAAACTAAAACTTGACAAAACCTTTTATAATATGTGACAAATTACGCCTTTTCCCTCGCCTCCTTTTCAAATGGAATGGCTCCCTGGTGCTCGATGGTGACTGGAAGGTCCTTGTCATCAACACTAGCTGTGCTATTTACCTCTTGCTCAACCATGCCGTGTTCCTCTCCCGGGCGAAGATTTCGAAGTTCCTATATTTATCAGTCATGATACAAAAAAGCCGTTGGAAGACTTACTTGGGGCAAAACTCTTAGAACCTTTTCGCCTGTGAAGAGCAAGTCGATTTGCTCCAAGGATAGTTTGGCAGTTTCGGGATAACAGAAATAGATGAGTGGAATGAAGCAGGCGTTGAAGACGCAAAAATAGATGTAGGTTTTAAAACCGATGGATTTGATGGAGACCGGCGTGATCTCGACAACGAGGAAGGTAAACTGAGCAAAATATCAGCAAGCTGTGAGAGAATGAGGTAGTCCTCTGGATGGCTTAGATGACTCACGATCCAGTTTGATGCTGATGCGAGGGCAGCGGCAGAAGCTCGGATGGGTAATGGGGCATATTCCGCAGGAAGCAACCAAGGAATGGCAAGTAGCCCAACggcgaagaaaaagctATTGGGGTTATTTACTCGTCTTTATTGATGGGTGAGAGCTTActtgaacaagaagagcatCGTTGCAGCGACAATACCTGTCGCTTTGAAGGTGACTGAGGTGGTACCCGCGAGAATCGCCATACAAGCACATTGTCCGATGGCAGCGAATAGCATGAGCTTACGCTAcgtagaagatgagcaaTCCACACTGtgcagaagaaaaaagacCTACTCTTCCGATCCGATCGATGGCCCAGATGGGTATCAAAGAAGACAGGAAGTAGGCGATACCGTTAAAGCCGGACACGAGGAGGGAGGTGTCGTGGGACATCCCGACAGACTGTTCAAAGATGACGGGGGCATCTGTTCTCATCAGCATCCGGCCCAATGTATGTTCGGTAGCAACTAACAGTATGTGATTCTGATATGCGAAGGTaataaggaagaaagaaaagacgtCAGCCTGTTTCCCGAacaggaaaaaaggaaaaaaggggaaacTTACAAGTTGATACCACAAAGTTGCTGCATGAACTGGGACCCAACTCCGAGCATGACACGATGGAAatatctctctttcccgGTGGTGAAACATGCACGAACAGCCGAAATGGGGTTGCCATCCTTGTCCCGCACAGTTGcagccatctcttcttcgagggCATGCTGAATTTGTGCGTACTCGAGGTTTACGGAGTCGGTCCGGACATCACCAGTGGCGAGAGAGAGCTGGTTGAGGACCTCAAGggcttcctttccccttccgtGCTTCAAAAGCCATCGGGGTGATTcaggaaggacgagaacgaggaggatggtcaCAACGGCAAACACCAATTGGATGGCTAGAGGGGTACGGAATTGAGCCGGGCTATTTACAAAGCTCATGCCGTAATCAATCCAATAGGCGGTCATCTGGTGAAATCAGCTTATGTGTCGGAGCTCTGACAATCTGTAGACTTACAACACCGAAAATATTGATCGCCAACTCGATGGCAAGAGCTCGACCACGGTTCGTTGCTTGAGTGGTCTCACTATGCCACACAGGGACAGTACTGGTGTTGACACCGTTACCGAGGCCAGTGACAATACGTCCGACGATGAGTTGAGGAATACCGAAAGAGGCAGTCTGTAGAGTGGCACCAATAATCAGAATTGTACAACCGAGCATGATGCATCGGCGTCGACCTAATCTCtcgccgaagaagaaggtgaacaGGGAACCGAAGAGACAACCAATTTCGTAAATGGCGACAACGGTACCTTGAAGAGAGGCAGACCCATTGCCACCGTCGGTGGTGTCTGAGTAACGTCAGCAGACAATCCCTTGGTCTCTAGTCTCCCTTGTTAGAGCACTGACCGATTTCCGGGAACTGCTGAGTAAACGCAGAACCGGTCAAGAGACCGGACATGACGCCTTGGTCATATCCAAAGAGTCTTCGGAGAAGTAAGCAAAAATGCTAAGATGGAAGACTAAAGAAATGAAAACATACAAGAATGCGGAACCGCAGCTAAACAAGTCATTTGTAAACAAGTCATTTGTCAACTTGGACGAATTGTTTGCCATAAATAAAGGACTAACCAAGCTGTGATGGCCCAATTGACAGCTCTTCCTTTGAGGAGAGTGTTACGTAACATATTTAAGAATAGATTTGGCTTTGCGTGCGTGAGGAAGGTGGTTTGCGGGGGTGGACAGTCGGGGTAACAAGGAATTGGAGGTGGGGCGAGTGCTGCTCTATAATTTAGGTATGCATCTGTTTTAAACCCTAGGTGCCCCGCATACCAGAGAGCCGAGATCGCACTACCGATCAATTGGAAAATGGCGATCAGCCGAGGCCGCGGAATGAGAACTTCGGGCCGAGGAATGAAATAAGGTTGGTCAGTTATAACCTTTATCTTTTGAGCCGAGGCAAGTGCAACGAACGACATGAAATAAGTAAGATGCAGAAACTTTTTGGTGTGCTTTGGTCTTCTCCCCCCACCACATCTTATCTCATAGCTTGAACAAACCCCCAATCATGACTGTCGAACCTCCCAATGTCGCTCAAAACTTTGAAAGCGGAAAGGAAGTCGTTGATCTGGCTGTTGCCGGTCAACCTCAACAGGAGGATGGTAAGCATGGGACAAGTCACTTGGATTTCGAGTCTATGAAGCTGATTATATCTTAGCCACCCATTTGGTCTCTTTGAAGACTCCCCAATTGTTCTCCTTAGCTAAACAAGGAGTTATCGTTACTGGTGGTGCCCGAGGTCTCGGTTTGGCCATggccatctccctccttgaGGCTTCAGCCGGTCACGTATATTGTGTCGACattctcccctctcctGACGCAGATGAGTGGAGCGTTGCACAGCGCACCGCAAAAGAATTCGGAAGCAAGATTGAATATCGCCGTCTCGACATCACTGACGAAGAGGCCGTTACATCGACTTTCGTTGACATCTACTCGACATGTTCTTATCCGGTCAAAGGACTCTTTGCAGCAGCGGGAATCCAACAAATGATCCCCGCTTTAGATTATCCGGCCAAGGATTTCAGACGAATCATGGAAGTAAATGTTACAGGTACATCCATTACTATGCATCGGGATGAAGCTGACCAAATGCAGGAACCTTCTTAACGGTGCAGGCAGCTGCTAGGGAAATGAAAGGGCGTAACATTGCGGGTAGCATCGTCATTACAGCCTCTATGTCTGGGTCTATTGCCAACAAGGGTGAGTTAAGGGACTTTGAGGAAAACAAAGGCTAAAGCGACCCAGGTCTGACTTGCACGGCTTACAACACCTCAAAATCGGCTCTCTTGCAACTATGTCGCAGCGTCGCAGCCGAGTGGGGCCAATATGGAATCCGAGTTAACGTACGTCTTGTTCTTTGTCTTCTACGTCGGGAGAGTTCCAAGCTAACCGCTGCAATAGACTCTCTCTCCAGGATATATCAGGACAGCCATGACCGATGGACTTCTCGCTGAGCTACCCGATCTCGAGCAAGAGTGGCTGCGAGGAAGCATGCTCAATCGTCTGTCCACTCCTGATGAGTATCGAGGACCactcttgttcttgctcaGTAACGCTTCCAGTTTCGTGACCGGCGCGGATCTGCTGGTGGATGGTGGTCATACCGCATTTTAGTCATTTCAGTTTTCTGTAGTTTTATGCAATGCACCAGTGATGTTGATCCCAGAGGGCCGAGGCCATTATCATTCTTTGTGTGCTTGATTGTTGAGCACCGGCACTACCATACAGGGCATGAAGTGTCTTCTCGCAGGCTTCTTGATGGCACTCTCATGCATATTATGTCCTTTTCTACGTTAATAGCAATGCACAGCTTTGATATCATCACTTTGCTGAAACGGGGGTCACCTGAAACAATCTGCATGTATTTTTCTGGATGCATTCGGATAATACATGCTCAAGAGACGgttaaaaaaaaaaataatcTTCGTGCGATCTGCGTTAGCATTGTTGTCGTTGACTTTCACTCATGGAGGGCGGCATTGACATCATTTGATTCAGATCCCGAGCCTTGCCCAAAGCTTCTCGGTCCGCTCAAAGCTACTTCCGTAACTCATGTTCAGCAACTTCAATGCCGAACGCAATATGGCACTCCGTAATTATTCACCCGGTCCTACAACCTCGGTCCGAGATAAACGAAGCTTGACGGATATCGGGTTTGGTGTGGGGGCAAAGTTGTATTCTTCGCTCATAAATAACATACTTGATTGACTGACAGTCTACACTGTTGACTTTGAGACAGTAAGCAATGCATAGCAGCATGACGGCCATCCAAAACACAAATGGGCATGGAGAGCTGAGCAGAGAGGCTCGAACAACCAACAAGGTATTTCCTGTGAGTGCGCTTTTCCACTGACGCCTAGTTGGGCTGATATATTAgcaggaaaaagaagaacaatTGGTGCTGAACACGATACGATGTCTTGCAGCAGACTTGTGTCAGCAGGTAGGTCCAGTTTCCGGCTTTCGCAAGATTTTGATTATTAAGTTCTCGCAGTACAAAGGTGGTCATCCCGGTACGGTCATGGGAGCTTCAGCCATAGGGATTGCCTTGTGGAGATATGAGATGAGATACAACCCTCTAAACCCCGAGTGGTTCAATCGAGACCGTACGTTGAGTCATGGAGAACTGCGTGAGCTGAGATCCGCTAGGCTTCGTCCTTTCGGCTGGACATGCTTGCCTTTTCCAATAcattttccttcatctttccgGCTACGAAGCTTGGACATTGGATCAAATCAAGATGTATCACTCCCCTGCGACCTCAGGATCTATGGCAGCGGGACACCCTGAGATCGAATACCCAGGCATGTGGAATTTGAGCAACGCGATGATGTGATTGACAACTGCAGGTATCGAGGTGACGACTGGACCCCTCGGACAGGGTATCTCCAATGCAGTCGGAATGGCAATTGCCTCAAAGCAGCTTGCGGCCACATACAACAGGGAAGGACTGGATATAGTGAACAATAAGATTTGGTGTTTCACCGGTGACGGCTGTTTACAAGAAGGTGTTGGACAGGAGGGTATGTCTTTCTCGGAGGGATGTAACCAAGTTCGGGTGCTAACGTTCTGCAGCTATTTCGCTGGCAGGGCATTTGGGATTGGATAATTTGATCCTGGTATACGACAACAATGCTGTCACAGTAGACGGCCGAATCGACAACTGTTTTACCGAGAACACTTCGAAGAAGCTCGAAGCTCAAGGCTGGAATGTCATTGACGTCTACGATGGCTCGAACGACGTGAGTGTTGAATTGTAAAGCCAGATCACAACTGATGCGCGTAACAGCTTGCCGCGGTCCTAGAAGGGCTTGACAAAGCCAAGCACTTCAAAGGGAAACCGAGTCTGGTTAACATACGTACCGTTATTGGGTACTCCTCACGAAAGGCCAACACTGGACCAGCTCACGGTCAAGCTTTGGGAGATGACGAAGTGGCATACGTCAAAACTCAACTTGGATTCGATCCTGCGAAGAAATTCGTTATTCCCGACAAGGCATACGAGTATTTTGCCGAGTGCAAAATCAAGGGTGTAAGGGCAAATGAGGAGTGGAACAAAAAATTCGAAGCCTATTCGAAGGCTTATCCGGACTTGTATAAGCAGCTTATTGATCGGATGAACGGCACTTTTGCTCCAGATGGTTGGGAAACTTTGTTGCCAGCCAAAAAGGACCTTCCGCAAGGAGAGCAGCCTACCAGGAAGTCAAGTGGAATCGCAGTTCAAACGTTGGTGCCCAAGAACAACACCTTCGTCGCTGGCTCGGCGGATCTCCTCGAATCCACCTTTGTCAATTTCGATGGCCAAGTAGAATTCCAGAACGTGAATATAAGCTATAGTTTTGAAATATTTGGTTTGAAGACTGACATTGTCCATAGCCTGCTTCGGGACTGGGGGACTACACCGGCAGACAAATCCGCTTCGGTATTAGAGAGTTTGCGATGGTGGGTTTGGGTAACGGTATCGCAGCGTATCACAAGGGCATGTTCATCCCGTGAGTGATTAATTGCCCATCCTTTCAGTTGCTAACATCCTCATAAGTATCATGTCTACTTTCTTCATGTTCTGGATCTATGCCGCCCCAGCCGCCCGAATGGCCGCCTTACAACAACTGCGATTCATCGGAATTGCCACTCATGATTCCATCGGTAtaggggaagatggtgagtaTTCTCTTCAGTCTTGGCATCCATATTTCGCTAAATGAAGACTGCCTAATAGGTCCTACTCATCAGCCCATCGCTCTGGCTGCTTTCTACAGAGCTCTACCGAACATCAACCTTATCCGACCCGCCGACGCAGAGGAATGTATGGGAATGTGGCTCTTGGCTCTATCGGAGCAATCAGCAAACACCCCCAGCATTTTCGCATTGTCTCGGCAACCGgtgcctcttctttctggaACCGACCGTGCAAAGGTCGCACAAGGTGCTTACGTTGTTTACGGTGATGACGAAAACCCGGATATAACAATAATCGCAACCGGTGCTGAAGTCGCTCGAGCAATCGAGTCTGCCAAGCTGCTGAAGTCGGTCAAGAAGGTCCGAGTCGTCTCGATGCCCTCCCAAAAACACTTCGACAATCAAACTGCAGAATACAAAGAATCAGTCCTAAAGAGCTCCATCGCCCTCGTGATCGCAATTGAGGCATGGGCTTCTTACGGTTGGGCTCGATACGCACATGCTTCGTTGTCCATGCACACATTCGTAAGGCTATTTCCTCTCTTGAGATCTGATCCTCAGCTCACGTTGCGATAGGGTCACTCGGCACCCCAACAGCAGCTGTACGAGCATTTCGGATTCTCCCCGAAAGCCATGGcagagaagattgatgaATGGGCGGCTAAATGGCAAACTAAAGGAGGCCGACCAGGACTTGGTGATTTCGAAGAGCTGTTGCTGGGCTACACGCAGCACTGAGTCAGAGATTGTTTCATAGCAATCGTTTGTCAGTGGCATTGACAGACGGTGCTAATGTTGCATGGATACTGAGGGTATGTTACACGAACAGGGGGATTATGTTGCATGAGCTCCCGGAAAGATCTGGCAAATATCGGACTTTTCGTCATTCTCATGTATGATTGTACTTCTTCTGTGGCACAATGCACTCTCGACAACTTGTCTTATTCCATCCTCAACTCAGAGCGAGTCCGACAAACAATTTTGAAGACTCTTTTTTCAGTTCAACTCTAAAACTAACTCGATGTCGGTCGATCACTCTACTACCTCAATCTCGAGGTCAATTAACTGTTCGCATCGCTTGATGGCACTTCACTCTGACACCTGCATATTGAGTTCCTTTCGATTGGCGCATTCAGACTGAAATTGCCTATGTAATGGTCTCAATAGTCATCTGCCAAAAACTGTCCTCCTTGTTCACCGACAGTGAATCCTACTTG is a window from the Cryptococcus deuterogattii R265 chromosome 10, complete sequence genome containing:
- a CDS encoding sugar transporter, whose product is MLRNTLLKGRAVNWAITACCGSAFLLFGYDQGVMSGLLTGSAFTQQFPEIDTTDGGNGSASLQGTVVAIYEIGCLFGSLFTFFFGERLGRRRCIMLGCTILIIGATLQTASFGIPQLIVGRIVTGLGNGVNTSTVPVWHSETTQATNRGRALAIELAINIFGVMTAYWIDYGMSFVNSPAQFRTPLAIQLVFAVVTILLVLVLPESPRWLLKHGRGKEALEVLNQLSLATGDVRTDSVNLEYAQIQHALEEEMAATVRDKDGNPISAVRACFTTGKERYFHRVMLGVGSQFMQQLCGINLITYYAPVIFEQSVGMSHDTSLLVSGFNGIAYFLSSLIPIWAIDRIGRRKLMLFAAIGQCACMAILAGTTSVTFKATGIVAATMLFLFNFFFAVGLLAIPWLLPAEYAPLPIRASAAALASASNWIFTFLVVEITPVSIKSIGFKTYIYFCVFNACFIPLIYFCYPETAKLSLEQIDLLFTGEKVLRVLPQELRNLRPGEEHGMVEQEVNSTASVDDKDLPVTIEHQGAIPFEKEAREKA
- a CDS encoding short-chain dehydrogenase, with the translated sequence MTVEPPNVAQNFESGKEVVDLAVAGQPQQEDATHLVSLKTPQLFSLAKQGVIVTGGARGLGLAMAISLLEASAGHVYCVDILPSPDADEWSVAQRTAKEFGSKIEYRRLDITDEEAVTSTFVDIYSTCSYPVKGLFAAAGIQQMIPALDYPAKDFRRIMEVNVTGTFLTVQAAAREMKGRNIAGSIVITASMSGSIANKGLTCTAYNTSKSALLQLCRSVAAEWGQYGIRVNTLSPGYIRTAMTDGLLAELPDLEQEWLRGSMLNRLSTPDEYRGPLLFLLSNASSFVTGADLLVDGGHTAF
- a CDS encoding transketolase, producing MTAIQNTNGHGELSREARTTNKVFPEKEEQLVLNTIRCLAADLCQQYKGGHPGTVMGASAIGIALWRYEMRYNPLNPEWFNRDRFVLSAGHACLFQYIFLHLSGYEAWTLDQIKMYHSPATSGSMAAGHPEIEYPGIEVTTGPLGQGISNAVGMAIASKQLAATYNREGLDIVNNKIWCFTGDGCLQEGVGQEAISLAGHLGLDNLILVYDNNAVTVDGRIDNCFTENTSKKLEAQGWNVIDVYDGSNDLAAVLEGLDKAKHFKGKPSLVNIRTVIGYSSRKANTGPAHGQALGDDEVAYVKTQLGFDPAKKFVIPDKAYEYFAECKIKGVRANEEWNKKFEAYSKAYPDLYKQLIDRMNGTFAPDGWETLLPAKKDLPQGEQPTRKSSGIAVQTLVPKNNTFVAGSADLLESTFVNFDGQVEFQNPASGLGDYTGRQIRFGIREFAMVGLGNGIAAYHKGMFIPIMSTFFMFWIYAAPAARMAALQQLRFIGIATHDSIGIGEDGPTHQPIALAAFYRALPNINLIRPADAEECMGMWLLALSEQSANTPSIFALSRQPVPLLSGTDRAKVAQGAYVVYGDDENPDITIIATGAEVARAIESAKLLKSVKKVRVVSMPSQKHFDNQTAEYKESVLKSSIALVIAIEAWASYGWARYAHASLSMHTFGHSAPQQQLYEHFGFSPKAMAEKIDEWAAKWQTKGGRPGLGDFEELLLGYTQH